gctcaaaattttttaaacatagatCATAAAATTTTACTGCTTTACCAAGTACTTATTTccgcattttttttcttaaaagtcctTTAATGACAGATAATGCCATGGCCGAGAACTTTTTATAGGCAGGACATGTAAAGGTGTCTTTCAACTGTGTGCTTCTGCAGATAGACAAGCTTCCAGATCTAAATTCAAATCCTAACATTCTCCATTTGTCTTTCGAAGGTACAGTCTGAAATCAGCGAGATATTGAACAAAAGTATTGTTGAAGTAGAAACCCCACAACTGAACTCAGAAAAAACTGTAGTATTCAGCATGCACCCTGAAAGGGATCTggtatgttttcctttaaaagaaatcatTCCTCTCTCGGTATATAAAAATTATCCCTACAACTGGTTTGTCTTCACCTTTCCGTTCTCTCTTTCTTCACTGGAACAATGGATGTTCAGAgatgaaaataaggaaatatctgtcctgaaaaatttaaaagaagtgtGTTTATATCTGTACTCTAGAATTTGACTGTTTCTTTTAGGACGGTCTCAGAGGCCTCTCCCTTcatctaaaaaaattattttcttcttcttatgccctggcaatgctgaagcatgcatgggcagacCATATAATGCGGTTCTGTTGGAcctgtccatattgggtttcatggtctaaattgatgaggatgactgacgaatcccttcctcaagagggcaccagatctcattacagatggttgggagccaccatgtggttgctgagaatcgaactcaggacctttggaagagcgggcagtgctcttgactgctgaaccatctaGACGCTGAAAATTCCAAAGTAAATGCAAGGCACTTTGGGTAGCCTGCCTGTTCAGAGGGGACTAACAAACCAGGACTGAATTTTATAGAAAAGCTCCAAACTAGAGTGGCCAATATTATCCATGTTAGCTAAGAAATCACATTTCCAAGACACTTGCGGTCCTAAAGTAACCCTTTCAAGACCAGGAACGAAAGCAAAAAGCTAGCAAATAGCCCAGCAGCAGAAGCACTTGCCTTCCCTGAGTTCCCATGTGGCCTTCCTCCCTAGCATGATGCATTACTACATCTGACATTAAGAGGCTGAACCACGTATCTCACCCTTTAAGGGAGGAAGTGCAATTATAAAGCACTCTGTGAAGGCCAGAATTGTGGATCTCAAGATAGTTGGTGCTATTTTGTTCCTGCCCTGCTAGAAagatgaggcacacacacacacacacacacacacacacacacacacacaatcttcttTAATTAGTAGATAGAATAATTTGGTTGTACACATAAACTCGACCCCAAATTATATCTTAATTTCTTGGTCACGTGGCAAAGAACAATGTATTTATAGTATACTTTCTCTTGCCGCTAGCCTAATGAGAAGcaagaagaaatgctttcaaTCAAGAAAAGTCATTTTGAGGACCCTAAGGCTCTTCATTCATTGGCAGAAAATGTTAGTAGTAATAATGGCAGCAGTATCTCTCAAAGCATAAATATTCCACCCCAGATACAGGTCAAAGACATGTCACCTCTGGAGAGCCTGAGACCTGCCGCACATAACCTACCTCCCAACACAGCAATAGGCGCTTCTGACCAGCCTGACACAGTGAAGATTCTCAGTCTTCATCGGATTCCACCGCCCGTTCCCCAGACTGTGCCACCTCAAACTGCGCCTGAGCCTCTGGAAAAATCCACAGTCCCCGCACCTTCTCAGAAGCGTGAATTTTGTGAGAACCTAGATGATATCTGTCACTCCATTAAACAGATGAAAGAAGAGCTTCAAAAGTCGAACGTCAGGGAGCTGGCGCTTACAAATGAACTCCACACTTTCCGGGCGGATGCCAATAGGCAGAGTCACGCGAGATACGAGCTGTTTCCCCTTCAGGGTTCAAAACTGAACTCTATTCAGGAAGCAAACATGGAAGTTAACCTAAGTGAAGACCTCAAGTCAAAGAGAATTTCTGAATTAGAAGCGTTAGTGAGTAAATTACTCCCACTCAGGGAAACAGTGTCAacattgcatttaaatttttgtaGGAAATGTAAAAAATTATCTAGGAGTGAAATATGCCGGGGAAAGAGGGCTGAGAAAAGTAAAGACATCCCTATCACCAGCGAGAATATTATGGATTTAAAATTCCACGCCCGAGCTCCAAGGCACACTCTGTCATTCCTCGACCCAGTGAAACACGAAAAGAAGGACAAGGAAGAACAACCACTCGCAGTAAACCAAGGACCGATAACGTTTGAAGCGGAGAAGACACCCAAAGACACCTGTGTCACTGAGCAGTGTGTTGCCAAGATTCACTACCTACAGAATTACCTAAAAGAATCCATGCAGAACCAGAAAAAAGTGACAGAACTGGAGAATGAAAACCTGGCCCTTAGGACCAAAATGAAGCCCCTCATCTTCACCACCCAATCGCTGATACAGAGGGTTGAGACCTACGAAAAGCAGTTGAGGTCTCTGGTTGAAGAAAAGAGCGCCCTCCAGGCCAAGTTAGCTAAAGCGGCGGAAGAAAACCATGACTGCCTCCGGGAACTGAAGAAAATCGTGAGCACCTACAATGTCCTCCAAGGCCAACACAAAATGCTAGAGGAAAAAAATAGTCAACTTTCCCTGGAAAAGCAACAGATGACAGAAACAGTGGATCACTTGAAGAGTAGGGACCACAAGTCCCAAAATGACGTGGCCGTTCTCAAAAACGAAAACAACAGAATGaatatagaaatagaagcaatgaAAGCGAACATCCTGCTGCTACAAGACGAAAGAGAAATGCTAGAAAAAAACATGTACCAACTCCTGAAAGACAAAGGCTCGCTGGAGAGCGACCTGAAGGAGAGCGAGCTGGAGACGCTACagctaaaggagaaagagagactggcGGAAGCCGAACAGCAGTCTCTTCTGCACATGCTTGAAGCGGCTAAAACCAAAAATCTGAATCTCGAGGCAACGTTACAAGAGTCGGCTTCTGCCAGGCAGACGCTGGAAAGAGAACTGGAGGCCTTTCAAACCTACCAGTCGGCTGCGGAAGAGAATCTCCGGAAAGAAATCAAAAGTGCCAAATCGGAGGCGAGCATTTACAAAAACAACTTGGCGGAGATCAGCAAGGAATGTGAGATGCTGTCCAAAATGGTCCTGGAGATCAAGACGGACAACCAGATCCTGAAGGAGGAGCTTAAGAAACACAGCCAAGAGAACACCAAGTTTGAAAACAGCATCAGCCGGCTCACCGAAGACAAGGTGCTTCTGGAAAACTACGCGCGGAGCGTAGAAAACGAGAGGGACACGTTGGAATTTGAGATGCGGAATCTTCAGCGAGAGTATCTGAGTCTAAGTGACAGAGTCTCCAGTCACAACAACAGCCCAACAAAGTCAGCTTCGATTTCAAGAAGAGAGAAATTCTACTTTGACAACTGCGCTGCCTATGAAGACGCTTCCAGTCCTAGGAGTCGGCACTTGGCTCCCGATTTGAAAGGTGTGTACGTTCTGACAGACAAGTAGCGGCACCCCTGAGGTTCTTTttcagtaggggctggagagatggctcagcagaggagAGCATTGCAGGGGATTCAGtgacctcacacagacatacccacctatgtatttaaaataaaagactctTTTTACCTTATTGGCACTAACCAAAGTATAGAAATAAGAAGGGAGGcctagagaggtgactcagaggttaagagtgcagTGCGCTCGTGGaagacccaagttcggttcccagcacccatcctcCTGTAagaccagctccaggggatccaacaccctcttccagaGACACCTGCGACCACATATGCAAacccgcacacagacacacatgacaaaaaaataaaacaatcttttttgaAGGAAATAGAGAACATGAAGATGAATACAATGTagttttgtaagattttttttatcgGATTTGTTACATAATggaattatttagaaattttgttATCTAGATGCAATTCATGTTCTACTTCTATTACCTACACTGAATGTGCACACAACACGTTTGGCAGAGAGACGGGCTCTTGAATCCTTATTGGAAATGATCTCAGCATTCACAGCTTTaagacatttgcttttctttttcagggaTTCCACATAAACTGTATCAACGGCTTCCGTCCAAGATATGTAAATAAACTTCAAACAATATCAgtgctttaaaaagttttttctaAGTCATTTCCCccataaaaataatatcaaagtAACTTTTACCAGTGATTCTAAAGACCTTACACATGATTAAACtcgttttaaaacaaacattagaATTGGATTAGCTCGTCAAGAACTGTGAAAAATCTGGTATTAGACTCTCAGATTAAAAGTCACACTTCCACGGCTCCGTGGACTCTAGTGGAAGAATGAGGCTCTGGgtcagaaagagaggagagcCAGCTACTCCGAGTGATGGCCGGAGAAGCCTCCTGTCTGTACTGGTCCTCCAAAAGGATTCCCACAGACAACTCAGAGAGCCACATAGCAGATGACATTGTGGCCAAGTAACctgccctgtctcaaaggagaccCAGTCTTGATAAGCACAGTTTGCCTTTGCTATGCCGGACCACACTATATTATCTATTTTGGCTTTGCAATTCCTTGTTGAATTCTATCAAAcgttttttttctgcatttattgaagcaataatttttctcatatatataattaatataacatTGTTATATTAATTTTGAAACACCTCCTATTCCTGGTTATATTGTTGTTATTCTTTTAATGTATACCCCTGGGGCTCACCCTTAAGGATTTCTTCTACAATTGGGCATTGGTTTGTGTATTCGCTCACAACGACTTTGTCTGGTTTTAGTATTAGGAAAGTCTCGGCCTCTAAAATGCCACTTGCATGTTGAGTGCTATGTCTCAGTGCCACAGCTATGAGTGCTGGATGAATAAACTCCCCTCATATGGGAGAGTGCGTCTCATGCTGGACACTCCCTTAGCAAGCAAGGGATCAGGAACAATATGGAGTTTCACGTCTCTCCCTAAAGAGTAAGGATTGAAAATTTCCTTTGAAGATTTGTAAATGAAACAAATTATTGTTTCCCACCCATCTCCCATTGGTTTCTAATCAATGTCCTTGATAAGACATACCACAGCATAAACTGGAAGCAGGCCTCccggctttgtgtgtgtgtgtgtgtgtgtgtgtgtgtgtgtgtgtgtgtgtgtgtgtagttaacATTCTATATTTGATTGTCTACAAGTAAATAAATTGTATTACCCTGATGTCTAATTTTGGTAAAGGCTGTACAGGGGACACTATAACTTGAGAACATCTAGTAATTCCCTTAAATTGTGGAAAACTAAAGAATATGTCTGGGaacataatataattataaattgatATATAATGATATTATGATAGTTCTAAGCAGACAGAATTCTTGGCTTTCCACTGCTGGTGGCAGTACCTTGAACATGAGATTcaacctttctctgcctccatttcctcatctgttaCATGAACAccaaacatatttaaataaaatggtacACAGAATGGCTCTCAACACATAGTAGTCATTATATCAGCATTAActattacttcatttttaatatttaaaaaatactataattGAAAATTTagtgagaaataaaaattcagattaATAAATTAACTTATAACAAACTATTTGATGTATAATAACGATATAGGCTCTTAAAGCATACGTTATAGCTTGGGAAATGCTTTTAATCATCTTCATGATAATTCCTTCTTCCTGGTAAATAATAAAGAGAGTCTCAAATGGTTAACTTGTTCCAATATGCATAGCTAGCACTGGACccttagacacacacatatatatgtagctGCAACATTTACACATAAAATTACCAAGCAGTATCTGTAGAAGCAGCAATCTTGGATATTTCCAAAACATATACTATACTAAGGTTGAACTTTCCAGATGCTTTTAGAATGTCTTGTTACTcacatttctcttttcaaaactgaTTCTTATTCATATTCTTTCCCATACACCAAGTCCTCCAAGACCCCCTTCCCTGCCCACCTaattttgtgttctctctcttaaaaaaataaaatgaagacacaaaagaaaaaagtcactaaAAAACATGGAGTCCGCTTTGTTGGCCGACTACCCGTGAGCATGAGACCTCCCCAGGAATGTGGTTGATATGCCCAATGACCTGTGGAGTCAtgtcattgaagaaaactgactccccctcTCCCT
The Microtus ochrogaster isolate Prairie Vole_2 linkage group LG7_11, MicOch1.0, whole genome shotgun sequence genome window above contains:
- the Ccdc110 gene encoding LOW QUALITY PROTEIN: coiled-coil domain-containing protein 110 (The sequence of the model RefSeq protein was modified relative to this genomic sequence to represent the inferred CDS: deleted 2 bases in 1 codon); translated protein: MKTNQVFPPQQLKEKGGDGRGFLTTPLLGNGMLRLETAELTTWGYLPASPKAVLGSVPEKRLEEEDEVDSVLLSASKILNSSEGVKECGVSEPEYGRISEPENQIQPQSALKVLQHQLQSFQALRMQTLENVSMVQSEISEILNKSIVEVETPQLNSEKTVVFSMHPERDLPNEKQEEMLSIKKSHFEDPKALHSLAENVSSNNGSSISQSINIPPQIQVKDMSPLESLRPAAHNLPPNTAIGASDQPDTVKILSLHRIPPPVPQTVPPQTAPEPLEKSTVPAPSQKREFCENLDDICHSIKQMKEELQKSNVRELALTNELHTFRADANRQSHARYELFPLQGSKLNSIQEANMEVNLSEDLKSKRISELEALVSKLLPLRETVSTLHLNFCRKCKKLSRSEICRGKRAEKSKDIPITSENIMDLKFHARAPRHTLSFLDPVKHEKKDKEEQPLAVNQGPITFEAEKTPKDTCVTEQCVAKIHYLQNYLKESMQNQKKVTELENENLALRTKMKPLIFTTQSLIQRVETYEKQLRSLVEEKSALQAKLAKAAEENHDCLRELKKIVSTYNVLQGQHKMLEEKNSQLSLEKQQMTETVDHLKSRDHKSQNDVAVLKNENNRMNIEIEAMKANILLLQDEREMLEKNMYQLLKDKGSLESDLKESELETLQLKEKERLAEAEQQSLLHMLEAAKTKNLNLEATLQESASARQTLERELEAFQTYQSAAEENLRKEIKSAKSEASIYKNNLAEISKECEMLSKMVLEIKTDNQILKEELKKHSQENTKFENSISRLTEDKVLLENYARSVENERDTLEFEMRNLQREYLSLSDRVSSHNNSPTKSASISRREKFYFDNCAAYEDASSPRSRHLAPDLKGIPHKLYQRLPSKICK